The following are from one region of the Achromobacter xylosoxidans genome:
- a CDS encoding diguanylate cyclase, translated as MSTSSIGVPPTSDRHAGSSGQACYLSASDEQAWIAVYQSVDAYTRGQVAAVVGDSLSALVDAFYSTLLADAEAGPRLSHDIVSSRLHAGMTRWLKGLLCVRDQGDIAALMATQKKVGEVHARVHIPIHLVMAGARILKNEIALRLRASDLDGMAASVATQYVCNLFDLAVEQMSRAFMRDISRGARNDEAYRLFALGQNISTERERQRAALLEWSQSVLIGLHYRAPGQSLPRLAASEFGLWLQHKGGAMFESAPGLQQITDAVAQLDGVVLPQLMRGEEQGLAASMPDHVRELQELVARIKHLLNGLFDMVAEIESGSDPLTNVLNRRFLPSVVGREISIARRQRSSFSVLLLDIDHFKAINDQHGHSGGDQVLRQFAEVLHQSCRSSDFVFRYGGEEFLVVLVDAQQEAALATAEKLGAEIRRHVFTIPEAAPLHITASIGVATFDGHPDYAYLIDRADQALYQAKQAGRDRAVAA; from the coding sequence ATGTCTACAAGCAGTATTGGCGTTCCGCCAACTTCCGATCGTCACGCCGGCTCATCCGGCCAGGCGTGCTACCTGAGCGCGTCCGACGAGCAGGCCTGGATAGCGGTCTACCAGTCGGTTGACGCCTATACGCGCGGGCAGGTCGCCGCGGTGGTGGGCGACAGCCTGTCCGCCCTGGTCGACGCCTTCTATTCCACGCTGCTGGCCGATGCCGAGGCCGGCCCCCGCCTATCCCACGACATCGTGTCCAGCCGCCTGCATGCCGGCATGACCCGCTGGCTCAAGGGGTTGCTGTGCGTGCGCGACCAGGGCGATATCGCCGCCCTGATGGCCACGCAGAAAAAAGTGGGCGAGGTGCACGCCCGCGTCCACATCCCGATCCATCTGGTGATGGCTGGCGCCCGCATCCTCAAGAACGAGATCGCGTTGCGCCTGCGCGCCAGCGACCTGGACGGCATGGCCGCGTCGGTCGCCACCCAGTACGTGTGCAACTTGTTCGACCTGGCGGTCGAGCAGATGAGCCGCGCCTTCATGCGCGACATCAGCCGCGGCGCCCGCAACGACGAGGCCTACCGTCTCTTCGCCCTGGGGCAGAACATTTCCACGGAACGCGAACGCCAGCGCGCCGCCTTGCTGGAGTGGAGCCAGTCGGTGCTGATCGGCTTGCATTACCGCGCGCCGGGGCAAAGCCTGCCGCGGCTGGCGGCCTCGGAATTCGGATTGTGGCTGCAGCACAAGGGCGGGGCGATGTTCGAAAGCGCCCCGGGCCTGCAGCAGATCACGGACGCCGTCGCGCAGCTGGACGGGGTAGTGCTGCCGCAATTGATGCGCGGCGAAGAACAGGGTCTCGCCGCTTCGATGCCGGACCACGTGCGCGAGTTGCAGGAGCTGGTGGCGCGCATCAAGCACCTGCTCAACGGCCTGTTCGACATGGTGGCCGAGATCGAGAGCGGCAGCGATCCGCTGACCAATGTGCTGAACCGGCGCTTCCTGCCCTCGGTGGTCGGGCGCGAAATCTCGATCGCGCGGCGCCAGCGCAGCTCGTTCTCCGTTCTGCTGCTGGACATCGATCATTTCAAGGCCATCAACGACCAGCACGGCCATTCCGGCGGCGACCAGGTGTTGCGCCAGTTTGCGGAAGTGCTGCATCAATCGTGCCGCTCCAGCGATTTCGTGTTCCGCTACGGCGGCGAGGAATTCCTCGTGGTGCTGGTGGATGCGCAACAGGAGGCCGCGCTGGCGACGGCCGAGAAGCTCGGCGCGGAGATCCGCCGCCATGTCTTCACCATTCCCGAGGCAGCGCCGCTGCACATCACGGCCAGCATCGGCGTGGCGACCTTCGACGGCCATCCGGACTATGCCTATCTGATCGACCGCGCGGACCAGGCGCTGTACCAGGCCAAGCAGGCCGGCCGCGACCGGGCCGTGGCGGCCTGA
- a CDS encoding recombination-associated protein RdgC — protein sequence MWFKNLKIYRLSSPWTLVGDQLEETLARHAYQSGNNLEMQSLGWVPPRENGGLAHVVNGQILLSLRAEKKLLPGTVVNQVAKARAQEIEEQQGYKPGRKQMKEIKERVTDELLPRAFSVYRDTRVWIDPQNHWLVIDAAASAKADEVIGLLAKCVDPFPLENLYVAQSPASAMTGWLAEDEAPANFSIDQDTELRSSGESGAAIRYVKHSIDADDVRRHIQSGKQCTRLAMTWADRISFVLTEGLDVKRVAPLDVLKEGNEGVAANDDEKFDSDMMLMTGELAKMMAELVDALGGEKKV from the coding sequence ATGTGGTTCAAGAATCTCAAGATTTATCGCCTCTCCTCGCCGTGGACGCTGGTCGGCGACCAGCTTGAAGAAACGCTCGCGCGGCATGCCTACCAAAGCGGCAACAACCTCGAAATGCAAAGCCTGGGCTGGGTTCCTCCGCGCGAGAACGGCGGCCTGGCGCATGTGGTCAACGGCCAGATCCTGCTGAGCCTGCGCGCCGAAAAGAAGCTGCTGCCGGGCACCGTGGTGAACCAGGTTGCCAAGGCCCGCGCCCAGGAAATCGAAGAGCAGCAAGGCTACAAGCCGGGCCGCAAGCAGATGAAGGAAATCAAGGAGCGCGTCACCGACGAGCTGCTGCCGCGCGCCTTCAGCGTGTACCGCGACACCCGCGTCTGGATCGATCCGCAGAACCATTGGCTGGTGATCGATGCGGCCGCTTCGGCCAAGGCCGACGAAGTCATCGGCCTCCTGGCCAAGTGCGTGGATCCCTTCCCGCTCGAAAACCTGTACGTGGCGCAGTCGCCGGCCTCGGCCATGACCGGCTGGCTGGCCGAGGACGAGGCTCCGGCCAACTTCTCGATCGACCAGGACACCGAGCTGCGTTCGTCGGGCGAAAGCGGCGCGGCGATCCGCTACGTCAAGCACTCGATCGACGCCGATGACGTGCGCCGCCATATCCAGTCGGGCAAGCAGTGCACCCGCCTGGCCATGACCTGGGCCGACCGCATTTCGTTCGTGCTCACCGAAGGCCTGGACGTCAAGCGCGTCGCGCCCCTGGACGTGCTGAAGGAAGGCAACGAAGGCGTGGCCGCCAACGACGACGAGAAGTTCGATTCCGACATGATGCTGATGACGGGCGAACTGGCCAAGATGATGGCCGAGCTGGTCGACGCGCTGGGCGGCGAAAAGAAGGTGTAA
- a CDS encoding bile acid:sodium symporter family protein, whose translation MSRLARLLPDRFTLYLICTVIIASIVPAHGQGVVVFGWITNIAVGLLFFLHGARLSREAIIAGLTHWKLHLTIFSATFLMFPLLGLALKPVLEPLVTPELYLGILFLCCLPATVQSAIAFTSMARGNVPAAVCSASASSLLGIFITPLLVGTVVANAGSAPISFDAVGKIMLQLLLPFVLGQFARRWIGAWVHKRKAMLKFVDQGSILLVVYTAFSEAINEGLWSSTPIPALAGLVVACAVILALALGLSALAGRVFGFNVEDRITLLFCGSKKSLASGIPMAQVLFAGHAVGAIVLPLMLFHQIQLMVCGVLAARFGKRPEAQA comes from the coding sequence ATGTCACGCCTTGCCCGCCTTCTTCCCGACCGCTTCACCCTCTACCTGATCTGCACCGTCATCATCGCCAGCATCGTGCCCGCCCACGGGCAAGGCGTGGTCGTGTTCGGCTGGATCACCAACATCGCGGTCGGCCTGCTGTTCTTCCTGCACGGCGCGCGCCTGTCGCGCGAAGCCATCATCGCCGGCCTGACGCACTGGAAGCTGCACCTCACGATCTTCTCCGCGACCTTCCTGATGTTCCCGCTGCTGGGCCTGGCGCTCAAGCCGGTGCTGGAGCCGCTGGTCACGCCGGAGCTCTATCTGGGCATCCTGTTCCTGTGCTGCCTGCCCGCCACGGTGCAATCGGCCATCGCCTTCACCTCGATGGCGCGCGGCAACGTTCCGGCCGCCGTGTGCAGCGCCTCCGCCTCAAGCCTGCTCGGCATCTTCATCACTCCGCTGCTGGTGGGCACGGTGGTCGCCAACGCGGGCAGCGCGCCGATCTCGTTCGACGCCGTCGGCAAGATCATGCTGCAGCTGCTGCTGCCCTTCGTGCTGGGCCAGTTCGCCCGCCGCTGGATCGGCGCCTGGGTGCACAAGCGCAAGGCCATGCTGAAGTTCGTCGACCAGGGCTCCATCCTGCTGGTGGTCTACACGGCTTTCTCTGAAGCCATCAACGAAGGCCTGTGGAGTTCCACCCCGATCCCCGCGCTGGCCGGCCTGGTGGTGGCTTGCGCCGTCATCCTGGCACTCGCACTGGGCCTGTCGGCCCTGGCCGGCCGCGTGTTCGGCTTCAATGTCGAAGACCGCATCACGCTGTTGTTCTGCGGTTCGAAGAAAAGCCTGGCCAGCGGCATTCCGATGGCACAGGTGCTGTTCGCCGGCCATGCCGTGGGCGCAATCGTGCTGCCATTGATGTTGTTCCACCAAATCCAGCTGATGGTGTGCGGCGTGCTGGCCGCGCGCTTCGGCAAACGCCCCGAGGCGCAAGCCTGA
- a CDS encoding TIGR03862 family flavoprotein, with protein MSPAVARVAVIGGGPAGLMAAERLSAQGVQVDVFDAMPSVGRKFLMAGRGGLNLTHSEPAEPFLARYGDRASHVAPWLQALDAGGLREWTHGLGIQTFVGSSGRVFPQEMKAAPLLRAWLARLRASGVRLHMRHRWLGWPAGSRPGAGALRFDSPEGEQRYAADAVVLALGGGSWAKLGSDGAWVDGLQLHGVAVAPLRPANCGFDVAWSDHFRERYAGQPVKSVAMACETAAGVTPARQGEFVVSETGIEGSLVYALSAPLRDRIDAQGHAIAMLDLAPDWPQEKVMAAVTHPRGSRSMSSHLQSRLGLTGVKAGLLRECASAEDFRDAERLGLRIKALPLRLLRARPMDEAISTAGGVSFAALDSGLMLREIPGVFCAGEMLDWEAPTGGYLLTACMASGVVAAAGVMAFLRSGGRALPGA; from the coding sequence ATGAGCCCGGCTGTCGCGCGCGTCGCCGTCATTGGCGGCGGTCCTGCCGGCCTGATGGCCGCCGAGCGCCTGAGCGCGCAAGGCGTGCAGGTGGATGTGTTCGATGCGATGCCATCGGTCGGCCGCAAGTTCCTGATGGCGGGGCGGGGCGGCTTGAACCTGACCCACAGCGAGCCGGCCGAACCGTTTCTGGCACGCTACGGCGACCGCGCGTCCCATGTCGCGCCCTGGCTGCAGGCGCTGGACGCGGGCGGTTTGCGCGAATGGACCCATGGCCTGGGCATCCAGACCTTCGTGGGCTCGTCCGGCCGGGTGTTTCCCCAGGAGATGAAGGCGGCGCCCCTGTTGCGGGCCTGGCTGGCCAGGCTGCGCGCCAGCGGCGTGCGCTTGCATATGCGGCACCGCTGGCTGGGATGGCCGGCGGGTTCCCGGCCTGGCGCGGGCGCGCTGCGCTTCGACTCGCCCGAGGGGGAGCAGCGCTATGCGGCAGACGCCGTGGTGCTGGCGCTGGGCGGAGGCAGCTGGGCCAAATTGGGGTCGGACGGCGCCTGGGTCGACGGCCTGCAATTGCACGGCGTTGCCGTCGCGCCGCTGCGGCCGGCCAATTGCGGATTCGACGTGGCGTGGTCGGACCATTTCCGCGAACGCTATGCGGGACAGCCCGTGAAATCCGTGGCCATGGCCTGCGAAACCGCAGCCGGCGTGACGCCCGCCCGTCAGGGAGAGTTCGTCGTGTCGGAAACCGGCATAGAAGGCAGCCTGGTCTACGCCCTGTCCGCGCCGCTGCGCGACCGGATCGACGCCCAGGGCCATGCCATCGCCATGCTGGACCTGGCTCCGGACTGGCCGCAGGAAAAGGTGATGGCTGCGGTGACGCACCCGCGCGGCTCGCGGTCGATGTCCAGCCATCTGCAGAGCCGGCTGGGGCTGACCGGGGTCAAGGCGGGATTGCTGCGCGAATGCGCCTCGGCGGAAGACTTCCGCGACGCCGAGCGCCTGGGCCTGCGCATCAAGGCCTTGCCGCTGCGTCTGCTGCGGGCGCGGCCCATGGACGAAGCGATCAGCACCGCGGGCGGCGTGTCGTTCGCCGCGCTGGATTCCGGCCTGATGCTGCGCGAAATCCCTGGCGTGTTCTGCGCAGGGGAAATGCTGGATTGGGAGGCGCCGACAGGCGGCTATCTGCTGACGGCCTGCATGGCGAGCGGCGTGGTCGCCGCGGCCGGCGTCATGGCGTTTCTGCGGTCTGGCGGGCGGGCGTTGCCAGGGGCCTGA
- a CDS encoding BPTD_2524 family lipoprotein has product MRKSLWLGMAFAALLAGCASKGVYESDAVLTETFTVNTNYEAAFRRAGEYVRTCHVQVQHAYNVAYAWRHVKGEKGAPDEVQLYKVTEPAKVLELIAAETATPSTSKVTITVLGEGRWDAAEIAAARASIQSATPVCRKGGEG; this is encoded by the coding sequence ATGCGCAAGTCTTTGTGGTTGGGAATGGCGTTTGCGGCCTTGTTGGCCGGCTGCGCGAGCAAAGGGGTCTACGAATCCGATGCCGTGCTGACGGAGACCTTCACTGTCAATACCAACTACGAAGCGGCTTTCCGCCGGGCCGGCGAGTACGTGCGCACCTGCCACGTGCAAGTGCAGCACGCGTATAACGTCGCCTATGCCTGGCGCCACGTGAAGGGTGAAAAGGGGGCGCCGGACGAGGTGCAGCTCTATAAGGTGACGGAGCCCGCCAAGGTGCTGGAACTGATCGCCGCCGAAACCGCCACGCCGTCGACGTCCAAGGTGACCATCACGGTGCTGGGCGAGGGGCGTTGGGACGCTGCTGAAATCGCCGCTGCCCGCGCCTCGATCCAGAGCGCCACGCCGGTCTGCCGCAAGGGCGGGGAAGGCTGA
- a CDS encoding Lrp/AsnC family transcriptional regulator has product MNERLDAIDRQLLSLLQANAREPAAILARKLGLARTTVVARIARLEREHIVAGYGVRLGRLLEEAAVRAYCFISVLPKTPAAVIRELEKMPEVEEVSSVSGPYDYLIFLRCETHEQLDELLDRIGLIDGVKQTQTSIVLSRKLDRRSAVAAP; this is encoded by the coding sequence ATGAACGAACGACTCGACGCCATCGACCGGCAACTGCTCAGCCTGCTGCAAGCCAATGCGCGCGAACCCGCGGCCATCCTGGCGCGCAAGCTCGGCCTGGCCCGCACCACGGTGGTTGCGCGCATTGCGCGGCTCGAACGCGAGCACATCGTGGCGGGCTATGGCGTACGCCTGGGGCGCTTGCTGGAAGAAGCGGCGGTGCGCGCCTATTGCTTCATCAGCGTGCTGCCCAAGACTCCCGCCGCGGTGATCCGCGAACTGGAGAAGATGCCCGAGGTCGAGGAGGTCTCCTCGGTCAGCGGCCCCTACGATTACCTCATCTTCCTGCGCTGCGAAACCCATGAACAACTGGACGAACTGCTGGATCGCATCGGCCTGATCGACGGGGTCAAGCAGACCCAGACTTCCATCGTCCTGAGCCGCAAGCTAGACCGCCGCAGCGCCGTGGCCGCGCCATGA
- a CDS encoding aspartate carbamoyltransferase, which yields MTISQQAFLRDAMRRLNLTRDVFATRIGVKRRALDTWLLPEGSQEFRAMPEVVQRFVSEIVQNGVLLEKYTQSVQEGPLRDRIAVEGKHQLLSVDQFTRESVEDLFRVADMMQPIARRQKVSRVLEGAVLGNLFFEASTRTRVSFGSAFCRLGGSVCDTTGFTFSSMAKGESIYDTSRVMSGYVDAMVIRHPDQGSVAEFARATNIPVVNGGDGPGEHPSQALLDLYTILTEFSRLGKLLDGAHIAMVGDLKYGRTVHSLIKLMALYKNVKFSLVSPKGLEMPAYIIEQASRNGNIIEQKSTLAEGLAGADVIYATRVQKERFANEENEGYTPDFQISRAIIDAYCGPDTIVMHPLPRDSRPGANDLSVDLNHDPRLAIFRQTDNGIPIRMAIFAVLLGVEGLVQHSLRDVTWQHPSHVGPDDSAFHGLE from the coding sequence ATGACCATTTCCCAGCAAGCCTTCCTGCGCGACGCCATGCGACGCCTGAATCTCACCCGCGACGTGTTCGCAACCCGCATCGGCGTCAAACGCCGCGCGTTGGATACCTGGCTGTTGCCCGAGGGCTCGCAGGAATTCCGCGCCATGCCGGAAGTGGTGCAGCGCTTCGTCAGCGAAATCGTCCAGAACGGCGTCTTGCTGGAAAAATATACGCAAAGCGTACAAGAAGGCCCGCTGCGTGACCGCATCGCGGTGGAAGGCAAGCACCAGTTGCTGTCGGTGGACCAGTTCACCCGCGAATCGGTCGAGGACCTGTTCCGCGTGGCCGACATGATGCAGCCCATCGCCCGCCGCCAGAAGGTGTCCCGCGTGCTGGAAGGCGCGGTGCTGGGCAACCTGTTCTTCGAGGCCAGCACCCGTACCCGCGTGAGCTTCGGTTCCGCGTTCTGCCGCTTGGGCGGCTCGGTCTGCGACACCACCGGCTTCACGTTCTCGTCCATGGCCAAGGGCGAGTCGATCTACGACACCAGCCGCGTCATGAGCGGCTACGTCGACGCCATGGTCATCCGCCATCCGGACCAGGGTTCGGTTGCCGAATTCGCGCGCGCCACCAACATCCCCGTGGTCAACGGCGGCGACGGCCCCGGCGAGCATCCCAGCCAGGCCCTGCTGGACCTGTACACGATCCTGACCGAGTTCTCGCGCCTGGGCAAACTGCTGGACGGCGCCCACATCGCCATGGTCGGCGACCTGAAGTACGGCCGCACCGTGCACTCGCTCATCAAGTTGATGGCGCTGTACAAGAATGTGAAGTTTTCGCTGGTGTCGCCCAAGGGCCTGGAAATGCCGGCATACATCATCGAGCAGGCCAGCCGCAACGGCAACATCATCGAGCAGAAGAGCACGCTGGCCGAAGGCCTGGCCGGCGCCGACGTGATCTACGCGACGCGCGTGCAGAAAGAGCGCTTCGCCAACGAGGAGAACGAAGGCTATACGCCGGACTTCCAGATCAGCCGCGCCATCATCGACGCCTACTGCGGCCCCGATACCATCGTGATGCACCCGCTGCCGCGCGACAGCCGTCCCGGCGCCAATGACCTGAGCGTGGACCTGAACCACGATCCGCGCCTGGCCATCTTCCGCCAGACCGACAACGGCATCCCCATCCGCATGGCGATCTTCGCGGTGCTGCTGGGCGTGGAAGGCTTGGTGCAGCATTCCTTGCGCGACGTGACCTGGCAGCATCCCTCCCACGTCGGTCCGGACGATTCCGCCTTTCACGGACTCGAATAA
- a CDS encoding entericidin A/B family lipoprotein, which translates to MKNKVFLVMLLSIAALSAGCNTVAGAGKDIQRGGEKIEGAATK; encoded by the coding sequence ATGAAGAACAAAGTCTTTCTCGTCATGTTGCTTTCGATCGCCGCGCTCTCGGCCGGTTGCAACACCGTAGCGGGGGCAGGCAAGGACATCCAGCGGGGCGGCGAGAAGATAGAGGGTGCTGCCACCAAGTAG
- a CDS encoding DedA family protein, whose amino-acid sequence MNPALHQFIVDYGLWAVLAGTLLEGESVVVFAGFLAHQHLLHLPYVMLCAFAGSFLADQVLFLLGRRYRDHRYVRKVRQKPAFEKALAAVDRYPHGFILSLRFLYGLRTVGPVALGVSSVPPLRFLALNAIAAAIWAVCFSALGYLFGQTIESMLGRLHGVETKLAVAVAIGALIWLAYHLLGKRRK is encoded by the coding sequence ATGAATCCCGCCCTGCACCAGTTCATCGTCGACTACGGCCTGTGGGCGGTGCTGGCCGGCACCCTGCTGGAAGGCGAAAGCGTGGTCGTGTTCGCCGGATTCCTGGCGCACCAGCACCTGCTGCACCTGCCCTATGTAATGCTGTGCGCGTTCGCCGGCTCATTCCTTGCGGACCAGGTCTTGTTCCTGCTGGGCCGCCGCTATCGCGATCATCGCTACGTCCGGAAGGTCCGCCAGAAGCCGGCATTCGAAAAGGCCTTGGCGGCGGTGGACCGCTATCCGCACGGCTTCATTCTCAGCCTGCGCTTTCTATATGGCCTGCGCACGGTGGGGCCGGTGGCCCTGGGCGTATCGAGCGTGCCGCCGCTGCGCTTCCTGGCGCTCAACGCCATTGCCGCCGCCATCTGGGCGGTGTGCTTCAGCGCCCTGGGCTATCTGTTCGGCCAGACGATCGAATCCATGCTGGGACGCCTGCACGGCGTCGAGACCAAACTGGCCGTGGCCGTCGCGATCGGCGCGCTCATCTGGCTGGCGTATCACCTGCTGGGCAAGCGCCGCAAATAA
- a CDS encoding PLP-dependent aminotransferase family protein, with translation MDPQPLYLRLANHYRRAIQTGVLAPAQRMPSVRTLVRTHHVSLSTALQACRQLEDDGLIEARPRSGYFVLKPRRNTIPPVDEPDIRQTLGAAQYVGIHDRVSDFVAKCEAHPVSANFALAAAVPEAYPLEELKQAMTRALRQSPQVLVSPVPPQGHPDLRTVLARRALANGINATPDDVIVTHGCIEALNLALRAVARPGDTIAVESPAYFGLLQILESLGMRALEIPTSPQHGLSIEALDLAFQTHGNIRAVVVVPNFQNPLGCVMPDAEKARLVALCERQQVPLIEDDTYGALTDDDTPLAAAKSWDATGNVIYCSSMHKTLAPGMRLGWLLGGRWKARIAMLKFAQSRPNEPLAQIAVAEFMGSRAYDRHLSRLRRHLKMQRDQTAETIAAHFPPGTRLSVPQGGMLLWVEMPDGRSGTDVFEAALRQGIRVAPGAMFSNGIRYNHFLRISCGQRTTPEITAALQTLARIVGERPR, from the coding sequence ATGGATCCGCAACCGCTTTATCTACGCCTGGCCAACCATTACCGGCGCGCCATCCAGACGGGCGTGCTGGCGCCCGCCCAGCGCATGCCCTCCGTCCGCACCCTGGTGCGCACCCATCACGTCAGCCTGTCCACGGCCTTGCAGGCCTGCCGCCAGTTGGAAGATGACGGCCTGATCGAAGCGCGGCCGCGCTCGGGCTACTTCGTGCTCAAGCCGCGGCGCAACACGATTCCGCCCGTGGACGAGCCGGACATCCGCCAAACGCTGGGCGCCGCGCAATACGTGGGCATCCACGACCGGGTCTCGGACTTCGTGGCCAAGTGCGAAGCGCACCCGGTCAGCGCCAACTTCGCCCTGGCCGCGGCGGTGCCCGAGGCCTATCCGCTGGAAGAACTGAAGCAGGCCATGACGCGGGCGCTGCGCCAGTCGCCACAGGTGCTGGTCAGCCCGGTTCCGCCGCAGGGCCATCCGGACCTGCGCACCGTGCTCGCCCGCCGCGCGCTGGCCAACGGCATCAACGCCACGCCGGACGACGTCATCGTCACGCACGGCTGCATCGAGGCGCTGAACCTGGCGCTGCGCGCGGTGGCGCGTCCCGGCGACACGATCGCGGTCGAATCGCCCGCCTACTTCGGCCTGCTGCAGATTCTGGAAAGCCTGGGCATGCGGGCGCTGGAAATCCCCACCAGCCCGCAGCACGGCCTGTCGATCGAAGCGCTGGACCTGGCGTTCCAGACCCACGGCAACATCCGTGCCGTAGTGGTGGTGCCCAACTTCCAGAACCCGCTGGGCTGCGTCATGCCCGATGCGGAAAAAGCGCGGCTGGTCGCCCTGTGCGAACGCCAGCAGGTGCCCCTGATCGAAGACGACACCTACGGCGCGCTGACCGACGACGACACCCCGCTGGCCGCCGCCAAGTCCTGGGACGCGACCGGCAATGTCATCTATTGCTCGTCCATGCACAAGACGCTGGCGCCGGGCATGCGCCTGGGCTGGCTGCTGGGCGGGCGCTGGAAGGCCCGCATCGCCATGCTGAAGTTCGCCCAGAGCCGCCCCAACGAACCATTGGCGCAGATCGCCGTGGCCGAGTTCATGGGTTCGCGCGCCTACGACCGCCATCTGTCGCGCCTGCGCCGGCACCTGAAGATGCAGCGCGACCAGACGGCGGAGACCATCGCCGCGCACTTCCCTCCCGGCACCCGCCTGAGCGTGCCGCAGGGCGGCATGCTGCTGTGGGTGGAAATGCCCGATGGACGTTCCGGCACGGACGTGTTCGAAGCCGCGCTGCGCCAGGGCATCCGGGTTGCGCCGGGCGCCATGTTTTCCAACGGCATACGCTACAACCACTTCCTGCGCATCAGCTGCGGGCAGCGCACCACGCCCGAGATCACCGCTGCCCTGCAGACGCTCGCGCGCATCGTGGGCGAGCGGCCCAGATGA
- the pdxA gene encoding 4-hydroxythreonine-4-phosphate dehydrogenase PdxA has translation MNTSLPVGITMGDAAGIGPEIVVKAYAQGLNAPCVVYGDAGALRRAAAQLGARLKIVEVADVSQAAPGADHINVIACSPALPADLPLGQISAAAGRGAYDYVCAAIDDARAGRIRAIVTAPLNKKSMHAGGIDYPGHTEILAERSDTRDFAMMLANDELRVLLVTIHVALADVIARITPQAELTAMRLADQACRQMGIAQPRVAVAGLNPHAGEGGKFGREDIDIIEPAIAAARAQGIDASGPWPGDTIFMRARRGEFDIVVAQYHDQGLIPVKYLGLDHGVNVTVGLPFVRTSVDHGTAFDIAGKGLADHASLVAAFDLALAMTP, from the coding sequence GTGAACACCTCCCTGCCCGTAGGCATCACCATGGGCGATGCCGCCGGCATCGGCCCCGAAATCGTCGTCAAGGCCTACGCGCAAGGCCTGAACGCGCCTTGTGTGGTCTATGGCGACGCCGGCGCGCTGCGCCGCGCCGCCGCCCAGCTGGGCGCCAGGCTGAAGATCGTCGAGGTCGCCGATGTCAGCCAGGCAGCGCCGGGCGCGGACCACATCAACGTCATCGCCTGCAGCCCCGCCCTGCCCGCCGACCTGCCCTTGGGACAGATCAGCGCGGCCGCCGGACGCGGCGCTTACGATTACGTCTGCGCCGCCATCGACGATGCGCGGGCCGGCCGCATCCGCGCCATCGTCACCGCCCCGCTGAACAAGAAATCCATGCATGCCGGCGGCATCGACTACCCCGGCCACACCGAGATCCTGGCGGAGCGCTCGGACACGCGCGACTTCGCGATGATGCTGGCCAACGACGAGCTGCGCGTGCTGCTGGTGACCATACACGTGGCGCTGGCCGACGTGATCGCGCGCATCACGCCGCAAGCGGAACTGACCGCCATGCGCCTGGCCGACCAGGCCTGCCGCCAGATGGGCATTGCCCAGCCGCGCGTCGCGGTCGCGGGCCTGAATCCGCACGCGGGTGAAGGCGGCAAGTTCGGCCGCGAAGACATCGACATCATCGAACCCGCAATCGCCGCCGCCCGCGCGCAAGGCATAGACGCGAGCGGTCCCTGGCCTGGCGACACGATCTTCATGCGCGCCCGGCGCGGCGAGTTCGATATCGTGGTGGCGCAGTACCACGACCAGGGACTCATTCCGGTCAAGTACCTGGGCCTGGATCATGGCGTGAACGTGACCGTGGGCCTGCCTTTCGTACGCACCAGCGTGGACCACGGCACCGCCTTCGACATCGCGGGCAAGGGCCTGGCCGACCATGCCTCGCTGGTCGCGGCGTTCGACCTGGCGCTGGCCATGACGCCCTGA